In a single window of the Thiohalophilus sp. genome:
- a CDS encoding TlpA disulfide reductase family protein: protein MMTSSRTFYNSLIGLLMLIAGWPGISPVHAQQSATVSSEDGTEITYRRHGGEGEVLFIWFPSEDGLQEAERRAARRLADSGHENWLVDLFESRFLPTTASSLDKIPASDVVALIEAADPGQKRVFLISSGRGALPVLRGLHAWQLQNPDNDHTPGVILISPQFYHETPDPGEAAQLRPIVRQSNASIFILQPAKSPWRWKLGQTVPALEESGSDVFFRLLPAARDRFYYRPDATEREQQWETGLVHLVRQAALALHHWPAISRRVNPLEEELKPLSSSKKERELKAYAGDPQPPSLRLSGLDDREYTLEDYRGDVVLVNFWASWCPPCVHEMPSMERLQNRLQDRPFTILAVNMAEDKPTIRDFLDNKVNVTFPILLDRDGKALKQWEVFAFPTSYVIDKQGSIRYALFGSVDWERPDILDKIEKLINE from the coding sequence ATGATGACAAGCTCCCGAACTTTCTACAATAGCCTGATCGGCCTGCTGATGCTGATCGCGGGCTGGCCGGGTATTTCACCCGTTCATGCACAACAGTCCGCGACGGTAAGCAGTGAAGATGGTACTGAAATCACATACCGTCGCCACGGTGGTGAGGGCGAGGTGTTGTTTATCTGGTTCCCCTCCGAGGACGGCCTGCAAGAAGCCGAACGCCGCGCGGCCCGCCGTCTGGCGGACTCGGGACACGAAAACTGGCTGGTGGATCTGTTTGAATCACGTTTTTTGCCGACCACCGCAAGCAGTCTGGACAAGATCCCGGCAAGCGACGTGGTCGCACTGATTGAAGCGGCAGACCCGGGGCAAAAGCGGGTTTTTCTCATCAGCAGCGGCCGCGGTGCCCTGCCCGTGTTGCGCGGCCTGCACGCCTGGCAGTTGCAGAATCCGGACAACGATCACACGCCCGGGGTGATCCTGATCAGTCCCCAGTTCTATCATGAAACGCCGGATCCGGGTGAGGCGGCACAACTGCGCCCCATTGTCCGGCAGAGCAATGCTTCGATCTTTATTTTGCAGCCGGCCAAATCCCCCTGGCGCTGGAAACTTGGGCAAACGGTCCCCGCACTGGAGGAGAGCGGTAGTGATGTCTTTTTCCGCCTGCTGCCGGCGGCGCGAGATCGTTTCTATTACCGTCCCGATGCCACGGAGCGTGAACAACAATGGGAAACCGGGCTGGTTCACCTGGTTCGTCAGGCCGCCCTGGCCCTGCATCACTGGCCCGCGATCAGCCGGCGCGTCAACCCGCTGGAGGAAGAACTCAAGCCTCTTTCCTCCAGCAAGAAGGAACGCGAGCTCAAGGCCTATGCCGGCGATCCGCAACCGCCCTCCCTGCGACTTTCCGGGCTGGATGATCGCGAGTACACCCTGGAGGATTACCGTGGCGACGTGGTGCTGGTCAACTTCTGGGCCAGCTGGTGCCCGCCCTGCGTGCATGAAATGCCCTCCATGGAACGACTGCAAAACCGCCTGCAGGACCGGCCGTTTACGATTCTGGCCGTGAACATGGCCGAGGACAAACCGACCATCCGCGACTTTCTCGACAACAAAGTCAACGTCACCTTCCCGATCCTGCTGGATCGCGACGGCAAGGCACTGAAACAATGGGAGGTCTTCGCCTTTCCGACCAGTTACGTCATCGACAAACAGGGCAGTATCCGTTACGCCCTGTTCGGCAGCGTCGACTGGGAACGGCCGGATATCCTCGACAAAATCGAAAAGCTGATTAATGAATAA
- the hemF gene encoding oxygen-dependent coproporphyrinogen oxidase, translating into MSEVNPEAVKAYLLNLQDEICNALTEEDGGNGFVEDSWEREEGGGGRSRVLEEGRVFEKAGINFSHVYGPGLPASATAHRPELAGRSFQAMGVSLVIHPRNPYVPTSHANVRFFIAEKEGADPVWWFGGGFDLTPYYPFHEDVIHWHTVSKQACDPFGEKVYTRYKKWCDDYFYLKHRDETRGVGGLFFDDLNEWDFDKSFAFMQSVGDHYIPAYRPIVAKRKDHEYGERERDFQLYRRGRYVEFNLVYDRGTLFGLQTGGRTESILMSLPPLTQWRYNWSPEPGTPEAELYEHYLQPHDWLGQ; encoded by the coding sequence ATGAGTGAAGTCAATCCCGAAGCGGTCAAAGCCTATCTGTTAAACCTGCAGGACGAAATCTGCAACGCCCTGACTGAAGAAGACGGCGGTAACGGGTTTGTGGAGGACAGCTGGGAGCGCGAGGAAGGTGGCGGGGGACGATCGCGTGTACTGGAAGAAGGCCGGGTATTCGAAAAGGCGGGGATTAACTTCTCACACGTATACGGTCCCGGATTGCCGGCTTCGGCCACGGCGCACCGTCCCGAACTGGCCGGGCGGAGCTTCCAGGCCATGGGCGTGTCGCTGGTGATCCATCCACGTAACCCCTATGTACCGACCTCGCACGCCAATGTACGCTTTTTTATCGCCGAAAAAGAGGGCGCCGATCCGGTCTGGTGGTTTGGCGGCGGGTTTGATCTGACGCCGTACTATCCGTTCCATGAGGATGTCATTCACTGGCATACCGTTTCGAAGCAGGCCTGCGACCCCTTCGGTGAAAAGGTCTATACGCGCTATAAAAAATGGTGTGACGACTATTTTTATCTCAAGCACCGTGACGAGACCCGCGGGGTCGGCGGACTGTTTTTCGATGACCTGAACGAATGGGACTTTGACAAGAGCTTCGCCTTCATGCAAAGCGTCGGCGATCATTATATTCCCGCCTACCGGCCCATCGTCGCCAAACGCAAGGATCATGAGTACGGCGAACGGGAGCGGGATTTCCAGCTGTATCGACGCGGACGTTACGTGGAGTTCAACCTGGTCTACGATCGCGGTACCCTGTTTGGCCTGCAGACTGGCGGGCGCACCGAGTCGATTCTAATGTCCCTGCCGCCGCTGACCCAATGGCGCTATAACTGGTCACCCGAACCGGGCACGCCCGAAGCCGAGTTGTACGAACATTATCTACAACCCCACGACTGGCTCGGCCAGTAA
- a CDS encoding cytochrome c oxidase assembly protein: MPSLVTLIKPWEFSPTVLVSTLAAAVLYWRGIKQRRRDKLRTGFWPTLSFCLGLLLIYGVMQTYVDYLSQHMFWVHRLQHLVLHHIGPFLIVLATPHKVLGRGIPQKWRQQMLLPIWYSRPVRGIYRFLQNPVLAPALFVGLIYLWLIPEVHFEAMLSETRYKVMNWSMLIDGLLFWWLIVDPRAPQGRITLHYSSRIVMLWVVMVLQIIIGAYIALSEKVLYDVYSVCGRAWPISPLTDQTIGGLTTWIPAAMMSVIGILLVIRLWMRQSAQAEQKNVSGGESKQV, from the coding sequence ATGCCGTCACTTGTCACTTTGATCAAACCCTGGGAGTTTTCTCCCACCGTGCTGGTCAGCACCCTGGCTGCGGCAGTTCTGTACTGGCGGGGGATAAAACAGCGACGGCGCGATAAGCTGCGCACCGGTTTCTGGCCCACACTGAGTTTTTGCCTCGGGTTATTACTGATTTACGGGGTGATGCAGACTTACGTGGATTACCTGTCCCAGCACATGTTCTGGGTGCATCGCCTGCAGCATCTGGTCCTGCATCATATCGGACCGTTTCTGATTGTGCTGGCCACACCCCATAAGGTTCTCGGCCGGGGCATCCCGCAAAAATGGCGCCAGCAGATGCTGTTGCCGATCTGGTATAGCCGGCCTGTACGCGGGATCTATCGATTCCTGCAGAACCCGGTCTTGGCGCCAGCGTTGTTTGTAGGCCTGATCTATTTATGGTTGATCCCGGAAGTCCATTTCGAGGCAATGCTCAGCGAAACACGCTACAAGGTCATGAACTGGAGTATGCTGATCGATGGTCTGCTGTTCTGGTGGCTGATCGTGGATCCACGCGCCCCGCAGGGGCGGATAACCCTGCACTATTCAAGCCGGATTGTGATGTTGTGGGTGGTGATGGTTTTGCAGATCATCATCGGCGCCTATATCGCGCTGAGTGAAAAGGTGCTGTATGACGTCTACAGTGTTTGCGGGCGGGCCTGGCCGATTAGCCCGCTGACGGATCAGACCATCGGCGGACTGACCACCTGGATTCCCGCTGCGATGATGAGCGTGATCGGCATTCTACTGGTTATTCGCCTGTGGATGAGGCAAAGCGCGCAAGCTGAGCAGAAAAATGTTTCCGGTGGCGAAAGCAAGCAGGTATGA
- a CDS encoding Hpt domain-containing protein, with protein sequence MRNKPTDIQRRLEQLHNNYARQLPAKIEAIQCSWQGLADNMTADGLEQLMRQCHTLAGTGTSYGFARVTEHCRAIEQLLRVVIEQKRTPDTTLSQQINHHLTQLKEVAGQAADKARG encoded by the coding sequence ATGCGCAACAAACCGACCGACATTCAGCGCCGCCTCGAGCAGCTGCACAACAATTACGCCCGTCAGCTACCGGCGAAGATCGAGGCGATCCAGTGTAGTTGGCAAGGGCTGGCGGACAACATGACAGCCGACGGTCTGGAGCAACTGATGCGTCAATGCCACACCCTGGCCGGCACCGGGACCAGCTACGGATTTGCCCGGGTGACCGAACATTGCCGGGCAATCGAACAGCTGCTGCGGGTCGTGATCGAGCAGAAGCGAACGCCGGATACGACGCTGTCGCAACAGATCAATCACCATTTGACGCAACTGAAAGAAGTGGCCGGGCAGGCCGCCGATAAAGCCAGGGGCTAG
- the uvrD gene encoding DNA helicase II, translating into MDISRILDSLNDAQRQAVCAPAGNVRVLAGAGSGKTRVLVHRIAWLLQAENVSPYGILAVTFTNKAAGEMRSRIEQLLGIPAAGLWVGTFHGIAHRLLRAHWKDVDLPQTFQIMDSEDQFRAVKRVVREMGLDEEHWSPREAQWFINARKDEGLRPQHLEHHGDPRQRHMIAIYENYEAACQRAGLVDFAELLLRAHELWLKHPDILGHYQQRFRHILVDEFQDTNTIQYAFVRLLAGQSGQVFAVGDDDQSIYGWRGARVENIHQFAQDFTNTSTFRLEQNYRSTSTILNGANALIANNTDRLGKHLWTAGQEGDLIRLYGAFNEQEEARYVIEQIQDWIEQGGARSECALLYRSNAQSRVLEEVLFQARIPYRVYGGLRFFERQEIKDALAYLRLAVNHEDDASLERIINVPTRGIGNRTVAAVRDEARHSGSSMWQAMQHVIEHKQLAARALGALQNFVQLIEKLGNDIRELELHEQIEQVIQASGLIAHYEKEKGERGQARIENLEELVSAGRAFEPEQIEDDEPEPDPLSAFLSHAALEAGERQADEWDDCVQLMTLHSAKGLEFKQVFMCGMEEGLFPHRLSAENPGRLEEERRLCYVGMTRAMEQLTLSYAEKRRLYGEEHFARPSRFLKEIPPELIEEQRLTGVVTPAASLSSGQGGFSLNESGFALGQRVCHDTFGEGVVLNYEGEGRHARVQVNFESEGSKWLMVEYANLMVC; encoded by the coding sequence ATGGATATCTCCCGGATTCTCGATTCCCTCAACGATGCCCAGCGCCAGGCGGTGTGTGCGCCGGCCGGTAATGTACGGGTGTTGGCCGGCGCCGGCAGCGGCAAGACCCGGGTACTGGTGCATCGTATCGCCTGGTTGTTGCAGGCCGAAAATGTTTCGCCTTACGGCATTCTGGCGGTTACCTTTACCAACAAGGCGGCCGGCGAGATGCGCAGCCGGATCGAGCAACTGCTCGGGATCCCGGCGGCCGGTCTGTGGGTCGGCACCTTTCATGGCATCGCCCATCGTTTGTTGCGCGCGCACTGGAAGGATGTCGATCTGCCGCAAACCTTCCAGATCATGGACAGCGAGGATCAGTTCCGCGCCGTAAAGCGGGTGGTGCGGGAGATGGGACTGGACGAGGAGCACTGGTCGCCGCGCGAGGCACAATGGTTTATCAATGCGCGCAAGGACGAGGGGCTGCGTCCGCAACATCTCGAACATCATGGTGATCCCCGCCAGCGACACATGATCGCCATTTATGAAAATTACGAGGCCGCCTGTCAGCGTGCCGGGCTGGTCGATTTTGCCGAGCTGCTGCTGCGGGCCCATGAGCTGTGGCTCAAACATCCCGACATTCTGGGTCATTATCAGCAGCGTTTTCGCCACATTCTGGTGGACGAGTTTCAGGACACCAATACCATCCAGTATGCCTTCGTGCGCCTGCTGGCCGGACAGAGCGGCCAGGTCTTCGCCGTCGGCGACGACGATCAGTCGATTTATGGCTGGCGTGGCGCCCGGGTGGAGAATATTCATCAGTTTGCCCAGGATTTTACCAATACCAGCACGTTTCGCCTGGAGCAGAATTACCGTTCCACCTCGACCATTCTCAACGGTGCCAACGCCCTGATCGCCAATAACACGGATCGCCTGGGCAAGCATCTGTGGACCGCCGGCCAGGAAGGCGATCTCATCCGGCTGTACGGCGCGTTCAACGAGCAGGAAGAGGCGCGCTATGTGATCGAGCAGATCCAGGACTGGATCGAGCAGGGCGGGGCGCGCAGTGAATGCGCGTTATTGTATCGCTCCAATGCCCAGTCCCGGGTGCTGGAAGAGGTATTGTTCCAGGCGCGCATTCCCTATCGGGTCTATGGCGGGCTGCGCTTTTTCGAGCGCCAGGAGATCAAGGACGCGCTGGCCTATTTGCGTCTGGCGGTCAACCACGAGGATGATGCCTCGCTGGAGCGCATTATCAATGTGCCGACCCGCGGTATCGGCAACCGTACCGTCGCTGCCGTGCGCGACGAGGCCCGTCACAGCGGCAGCTCCATGTGGCAGGCCATGCAGCACGTGATCGAGCACAAGCAGCTGGCCGCCCGCGCACTGGGTGCGTTGCAGAACTTTGTCCAGTTAATCGAAAAACTGGGAAATGATATCCGCGAACTGGAACTGCACGAGCAGATCGAACAGGTGATACAGGCCAGTGGCCTGATCGCCCATTATGAAAAAGAGAAGGGCGAGCGCGGCCAGGCGCGCATCGAAAACCTCGAGGAGCTGGTCAGTGCCGGGCGCGCCTTTGAGCCGGAGCAGATCGAGGACGACGAACCCGAACCGGATCCCCTGTCGGCCTTTTTGTCCCACGCCGCGCTCGAGGCGGGCGAACGCCAGGCCGACGAGTGGGATGACTGCGTACAGTTGATGACCCTGCACTCGGCCAAGGGGCTGGAGTTCAAGCAGGTATTCATGTGCGGGATGGAAGAGGGCCTGTTTCCTCACCGGCTGTCGGCGGAAAATCCCGGCCGGCTCGAAGAGGAGCGGCGCCTCTGCTATGTGGGGATGACCCGTGCCATGGAACAGCTGACTCTGAGCTACGCCGAAAAGCGCCGGCTCTACGGCGAGGAGCACTTCGCCAGGCCGTCGCGCTTTCTCAAGGAGATCCCGCCCGAGCTGATCGAGGAGCAACGTCTCACCGGCGTAGTCACGCCCGCCGCCAGCCTGTCATCGGGACAGGGCGGGTTCTCGCTCAATGAATCGGGCTTTGCACTCGGGCAACGGGTTTGTCACGACACCTTCGGTGAAGGGGTGGTGCTCAACTACGAAGGTGAGGGCCGCCACGCCCGGGTGCAGGTTAACTTCGAGTCCGAAGGCAGCAAGTGGCTGATGGTGGAGTACGCCAACCTGATGGTTTGTTGA
- a CDS encoding L-threonylcarbamoyladenylate synthase, giving the protein MSSSIDQAVEVLRNGGVIAYPTEAVYGLGCDPDNSPAIEKILTLKQREKNKGLILIASEVGQLEPYLDELPEEARHRVLASWPGPFTWLWPAKAQTSEWLRGDFATLAVRVTAHPQARELCQAFGKPLVSTSANLGGQPPARTVAQVREQFDARVDFVLEGEVGPHSSPTEIRDALTGELIRG; this is encoded by the coding sequence ATGTCCTCGTCGATAGACCAAGCCGTGGAAGTGTTGCGCAATGGCGGGGTGATTGCCTATCCCACCGAGGCGGTCTATGGCCTCGGCTGCGATCCGGATAACAGCCCGGCGATCGAAAAGATCCTGACGTTAAAACAACGTGAAAAGAACAAGGGGTTGATCCTGATCGCCAGTGAGGTCGGGCAGCTAGAGCCCTATCTGGACGAATTACCGGAAGAGGCGCGGCATCGGGTTCTGGCCAGCTGGCCGGGACCGTTTACCTGGTTGTGGCCGGCCAAAGCGCAAACCAGCGAGTGGTTGCGCGGCGACTTTGCCACACTGGCGGTGCGCGTCACCGCCCATCCGCAGGCGCGGGAACTGTGCCAGGCCTTCGGTAAACCGCTGGTCTCGACCAGCGCGAACCTCGGCGGCCAGCCGCCGGCGCGCACGGTCGCACAAGTGCGTGAACAGTTCGACGCCCGGGTAGATTTTGTGCTCGAGGGTGAAGTCGGCCCGCACAGCAGCCCGACGGAAATCCGCGATGCGCTCACTGGAGAGCTGATCCGCGGATAA
- a CDS encoding DUF494 family protein, whose amino-acid sequence MKESVLDVLMYLFENYMNDEIEFDTDEETLRVELQEAGFRQVEITRAFEWLEGLVAMQDDPSIYSGKTTGSIRIYTAEECEKLDIEARGFLLFLEQTGVLDHYTREMVIDRVMALGEDEIDLEQLKWVVLMVLFNQPGREAAFAWMEDLVFDEMPGILH is encoded by the coding sequence ATGAAAGAGAGTGTACTCGACGTATTGATGTATCTGTTTGAAAACTATATGAATGATGAAATAGAATTCGATACGGACGAGGAAACACTGCGCGTGGAACTCCAGGAAGCGGGTTTCCGTCAAGTCGAAATCACCCGCGCCTTTGAATGGCTGGAAGGTCTGGTGGCGATGCAGGATGACCCGTCGATCTACAGTGGTAAAACCACCGGATCGATTCGCATCTACACCGCCGAAGAGTGCGAAAAACTGGATATTGAAGCCCGCGGCTTTTTGCTGTTTCTGGAGCAGACCGGCGTACTGGATCATTATACCCGTGAAATGGTTATCGACCGGGTCATGGCGCTGGGCGAAGATGAAATTGACCTGGAACAGCTCAAATGGGTCGTCTTGATGGTACTGTTTAATCAACCGGGCAGGGAAGCGGCATTTGCCTGGATGGAAGATCTGGTGTTCGACGAAATGCCCGGTATTCTGCATTGA
- the topA gene encoding type I DNA topoisomerase, translating into MAKSLVIVESPAKAKTIKKYLGKDYEVLASYGHVRDLLPKEGAVDPEHDFAMKYQLIEKNEKHVDAIVKSLKKADNLYLATDPDREGEAISWHLYEILKDRDALKDKHVGRVAFNEITKRAVNDAVEHPRELSDDLIHAQLARRALDYLVGFNLSPLLWKKIRRGLSAGRVQSPALRLIVEREIEIENFKPKEYWSMDAEVEQDKQVFAAKLTYLKSKKVSQFTINNEKKAKEAEQTLSSAANGKLTVHKVEKKQRKRNPAAPFTTSTVQQEASRKLGFTARKTMSVAQQLYEGIDLGGETVGLITYMRTDSVNLADEALTEIRQFIQDKYGADNLPKEPRQFKTKSKNAQEAHEAIRPTSVLYEPAQIKKNLSKDQFRLYELIWKRTVACQMIHATMDTVAVDLAAGSPDNLFRANGSTVVKPGFMALYLESEDDSKKDKDDKDRILPPMKEGDVVKLLKILPEQHFTEPPPRYSEASLVKALEEYGIGRPSTYASIISTLQQREYVEMDKKRFIPTDVGRIVNKFLTEHFPQYVDYEFTAHMEDDLDAISRGEKDWIPMMKAFWKPFHELVEDKDKSVDRKDVTHEQIDEKCPKCGGSLAIRLGRRGRFIGCNNYPECDYTRNVNEDANAEPEVIEGRKCPDCGSDLIIRHGRYGKFIGCSGYPDCRYIEPLEKPENTGVQCPECKQGNMLKRKSRNGKIFFSCERYPDCKYAVWNQPLNEACPQCNWPMLTLKTTKRRGTEKVCPQKDCNYSEPVETEEETEQE; encoded by the coding sequence ATGGCAAAAAGTCTGGTTATCGTTGAGTCGCCCGCCAAGGCCAAAACGATCAAAAAATATCTTGGCAAGGATTATGAGGTCCTGGCTTCCTATGGTCATGTGCGCGACCTGTTGCCCAAGGAGGGCGCGGTCGATCCCGAACATGACTTTGCCATGAAGTATCAGCTGATCGAAAAGAATGAAAAGCATGTCGATGCGATTGTCAAATCGCTGAAAAAAGCCGACAACCTGTATCTTGCCACTGACCCGGATCGTGAGGGTGAAGCGATCTCCTGGCATCTGTATGAGATCCTCAAAGACCGGGACGCACTCAAGGATAAACACGTCGGCCGCGTGGCGTTCAACGAAATCACCAAGCGTGCGGTGAATGATGCGGTAGAGCATCCGCGTGAACTGTCCGATGATCTGATCCATGCCCAGCTGGCGCGTCGCGCGCTGGACTATCTGGTGGGCTTCAATCTCTCTCCCCTGTTATGGAAAAAAATCCGTCGTGGCCTGTCCGCAGGACGGGTACAGAGTCCGGCCCTGCGCCTGATCGTCGAGCGGGAAATCGAGATTGAAAATTTCAAGCCCAAGGAGTACTGGAGCATGGATGCCGAGGTGGAGCAGGACAAGCAGGTGTTTGCCGCCAAGCTGACCTATCTCAAAAGCAAGAAAGTCAGCCAGTTCACGATTAATAACGAGAAAAAGGCCAAAGAGGCCGAACAGACCCTGAGTAGTGCGGCCAATGGCAAACTCACGGTCCACAAGGTCGAAAAGAAACAGCGCAAGCGTAACCCGGCCGCGCCGTTTACCACCTCGACCGTGCAGCAGGAAGCTTCACGCAAACTCGGCTTTACCGCGCGCAAGACTATGAGTGTCGCCCAGCAGCTGTATGAAGGGATCGATCTTGGCGGCGAAACCGTCGGTTTGATTACTTACATGCGTACCGACTCGGTGAACCTCGCTGATGAAGCGTTGACCGAGATCCGCCAGTTTATTCAGGACAAGTACGGCGCCGACAACCTGCCGAAAGAACCGCGCCAGTTCAAGACCAAATCCAAAAATGCCCAGGAAGCGCACGAGGCAATTCGCCCGACATCGGTGCTGTACGAACCGGCACAGATTAAAAAGAATCTGAGCAAGGATCAGTTCCGCCTGTATGAGTTGATCTGGAAACGCACCGTCGCCTGCCAGATGATCCACGCCACCATGGATACCGTGGCCGTGGATCTGGCTGCCGGTAGCCCGGACAACCTGTTTCGCGCCAACGGCTCGACCGTGGTCAAGCCCGGTTTCATGGCGCTGTATCTGGAAAGTGAGGACGACAGCAAGAAAGATAAGGACGACAAGGACCGCATTCTGCCGCCGATGAAAGAAGGCGATGTGGTCAAGCTGCTCAAGATCCTGCCGGAGCAGCACTTCACCGAGCCGCCGCCGCGCTATTCGGAAGCCAGCCTGGTCAAGGCGCTGGAGGAGTACGGCATCGGCCGCCCCTCCACTTATGCTTCCATCATCTCCACCTTGCAGCAGCGCGAATATGTGGAGATGGACAAGAAGCGCTTCATTCCGACCGATGTGGGGCGTATCGTCAACAAGTTCCTGACCGAACATTTTCCCCAGTACGTGGACTATGAGTTCACCGCGCATATGGAAGACGATCTGGATGCCATCTCTCGCGGCGAGAAGGACTGGATTCCGATGATGAAGGCCTTCTGGAAGCCCTTCCACGAACTGGTCGAGGACAAGGACAAGAGCGTGGATCGCAAGGATGTGACTCACGAGCAGATCGACGAGAAGTGTCCCAAATGTGGCGGCAGCCTGGCGATTCGTCTGGGCCGGCGCGGGCGCTTTATCGGCTGCAATAACTATCCCGAGTGTGATTACACCCGCAACGTCAACGAGGACGCTAACGCCGAGCCGGAAGTGATCGAGGGCCGCAAGTGTCCAGATTGCGGTTCGGATCTGATTATCCGCCACGGGCGTTACGGCAAATTCATCGGCTGCAGCGGTTACCCCGACTGCCGCTATATCGAGCCGCTGGAGAAGCCGGAAAACACCGGCGTACAGTGTCCCGAATGCAAGCAGGGCAACATGCTCAAGCGCAAATCACGTAACGGCAAAATCTTTTTCTCCTGTGAGCGCTATCCCGACTGCAAGTACGCCGTCTGGAACCAGCCGCTGAACGAAGCCTGTCCCCAGTGCAACTGGCCGATGCTGACCCTCAAGACCACCAAGCGGCGCGGTACCGAAAAGGTCTGTCCGCAAAAGGATTGCAATTACAGCGAGCCGGTGGAAACCGAAGAAGAGACTGAGCAGGAATAA
- a CDS encoding FAD-dependent oxidoreductase, producing the protein MTHSNYDVVIVGSGLGAYTLAREFRKLDKEATLLMITRDDGVFYSKPMLSNALAGNKTAEQLVMKPVEKMREELAAEIWTETDVTELQPADHSLHCNGTEIGYRQLVLALGARPRQLPLQGDAADQVISVNDLVAYREFRERLEGQRRVAIMGPGLVGCEFANDLLRSGHEVQVIGPDAYPLSTLLPEEAGRRMQQVLEEKGFHWYLQRTVERIDTQNGAFALQLSDGEPLQADFVLSAVGLAPNLDLARAAGLEVNRGIEVDRHLATSAADIYALGDCAEVAGLWLPYVMPIMNAARALARTLAGESTELVYPPMPVVVKTPDFPLVVCPPAPDAVGQWQIEQDEAGLRALFMDAEETLRGFVLTEDKVKEKQSLTKQLPNVLDSSP; encoded by the coding sequence ATGACGCATTCGAATTATGATGTGGTAATCGTTGGCAGCGGCCTGGGGGCCTATACCCTGGCCCGTGAGTTTCGCAAGCTCGACAAGGAGGCAACGCTGTTGATGATCACCCGTGATGACGGGGTATTCTATTCCAAACCCATGTTGTCCAATGCCCTGGCCGGTAACAAAACCGCCGAGCAACTGGTGATGAAGCCGGTTGAGAAAATGCGCGAGGAGCTGGCTGCGGAGATCTGGACCGAAACTGATGTTACGGAACTTCAGCCTGCCGATCACAGCCTGCATTGTAATGGTACCGAGATAGGTTATCGCCAGCTGGTCCTGGCACTGGGAGCCAGGCCACGGCAGTTACCGTTGCAGGGTGATGCTGCCGATCAGGTCATCAGTGTGAATGATCTTGTTGCCTATCGTGAGTTTCGGGAACGACTTGAAGGACAGCGGCGCGTGGCGATTATGGGGCCGGGACTGGTCGGTTGTGAATTTGCCAACGATCTGTTGCGTAGCGGTCATGAGGTGCAGGTTATCGGGCCGGATGCGTATCCGCTCAGCACCCTGCTGCCGGAAGAGGCCGGTCGGCGCATGCAGCAGGTATTGGAAGAGAAGGGTTTCCACTGGTATTTGCAGCGCACGGTGGAACGTATCGATACACAGAATGGCGCATTCGCTTTGCAGTTATCCGATGGTGAACCGTTGCAAGCCGACTTTGTGTTATCGGCGGTCGGGCTGGCCCCCAATCTGGATCTTGCCAGGGCGGCCGGGCTTGAAGTGAACCGGGGAATTGAAGTGGATCGGCATCTTGCCACCAGCGCGGCGGATATCTATGCCCTGGGCGATTGTGCCGAAGTGGCGGGGTTGTGGTTGCCCTATGTCATGCCGATCATGAATGCAGCACGGGCGCTGGCCAGGACACTGGCCGGTGAATCGACCGAACTGGTGTATCCCCCCATGCCGGTGGTGGTCAAGACGCCCGATTTCCCGCTGGTGGTCTGCCCGCCCGCGCCGGATGCGGTCGGTCAATGGCAGATCGAGCAGGATGAAGCGGGGTTGCGCGCGCTCTTTATGGATGCGGAAGAGACGTTGCGGGGCTTCGTCCTGACTGAAGACAAAGTCAAGGAGAAGCAAAGCCTCACCAAACAACTGCCCAATGTACTGGATAGCAGCCCCTAG
- a CDS encoding SCO family protein: protein MPPLAFTLRSANSKSMVDAQDYRGKILLMYFGYMHCPDVCPMTLSRLQSTVSQLGKRASEIRILFVSVDPRRDSLDELGQYVQAFGQQVVGLRGGQQALQELTKRYRVTYGYDKPDADGDYTVSHSSAVYVFDHQGQARLLIRDSDSTEAIRHDLEQLLAESH from the coding sequence ATGCCACCGCTGGCTTTTACCCTGCGCTCCGCAAACAGTAAAAGCATGGTTGATGCGCAGGATTATCGCGGTAAGATCCTGTTAATGTATTTCGGCTATATGCATTGTCCGGATGTCTGTCCGATGACCCTGAGTCGACTGCAGAGTACGGTTTCGCAGTTAGGCAAGCGAGCAAGTGAGATCAGAATACTGTTTGTCAGCGTGGATCCGCGGCGTGATAGTCTTGACGAGCTGGGACAGTATGTACAGGCCTTTGGCCAACAGGTTGTTGGCCTGCGTGGGGGTCAGCAGGCCCTGCAGGAGCTGACCAAACGTTATCGTGTAACCTATGGTTACGACAAACCTGATGCTGACGGTGATTACACCGTTTCACACAGCAGCGCGGTTTATGTGTTCGATCACCAGGGACAGGCGCGCCTGTTGATCCGCGATAGTGATTCAACAGAGGCAATTCGTCACGATCTGGAACAATTGCTGGCCGAAAGCCACTGA